CGGCGATATCTATCTTCAGGAACATAAAGACTGGATCGAGCGTGTTTGCAACGAGGCTGGAATGCAGACGACCTTCCCTCTCTGGGGCAGCAAGACGCTCGATTTGATCCTCGAATTTATCGACTTGGGATTTGAATCCCTGGTGGTGGCCACCAAACTGGAAGAATCCCTGCTGGGGAAAAAGTTGGACAGGAATCTGATCAACCGTCTGATCGAGATGGAGTCAGATCCGTGCGGAGAGGGTGGAGAGTATCACACCCTTGTCACAGCGGGGCCGATTTTCCACAATAAGAGGCTCGAGATAGTCTACGGGAAGAGGGAGATGAAAGACGGGGTCTGGTTTCTGGATGTTTCCCCTCCCGCAACCGGATAGGATCAGGACAGATCAACCGACACAAAAATCATGCCACAGGATATACTGGAGCCTTCCCAACCCGAAATGATGCCCCCTCCCCCGGCTATCGGCTGGCGCAGCCGCCTGTACTCTATCGGCGGGCTGATGATCTTGCTGGCGCTGGTGATCATCTTCGCCGCTTCGCTCGGCAGCGCCGATATTCCCTTCTCCACCACGTGGCATATTCTGCTCTTTCATTTTCCTGAATTTCTGGTCTCCAAACTTCCTTTCCTGAATATCCATTACACTTTCACAGACAACACGGAGATCATCATCATGGATACCCGGCTGCCAAGGATCATTCTGGCCGGTCTGGTAGGGGCTTCTCTCTCGATAGCGGGAACCACCTATCAGGGCATCTTCCGCAACCCTCTGGCCGATCCTTATCTGATCGGCGTGTCCCAGGGAGCTCTGATGGGAGCAGCCATTGCCATGTTGCTACCCCTGGGATGGAGTGGCATGGGCGACTTTGGAGTGGTTCCGCCCCTGGCATTTGCCGGAGCCATGGTCTCCGTTTCCGTCGTTTACGCTGTGGCTCGAACCGGAAGAAGCCTGCCGGTGACCACCCTGATCCTGGCCGGAGTGGCAGTCGGCGCTTTCATGGCATCGGTGACCTCGTATCTGATGACCACCAACGAAGAACTGCACGGCATCGTATCCTGGATACTGGGACGGTTTTCGCTGAGCAACTGGGATCAGGTGCTGGTTGTTTTGCCTTTCGTCGTCATTGGCTCTCTGATCATCTGGCTCTACTCCCGGCCACTCAACATCATGCAACTGGATGAGGATCAGGCCCAGCAACTCGGCATCGATGTGGAAAGGGTCAAGCTGACCCTTTTGATCTGCGCCACGCTGATCACTGCCGCAGCCGTCAGCTTCTGCGGCACCATCGGATTCGTGGGAATTATCGTCCCTCACGCCGCGCGACTCGTCTGGGGCCCGGACCACCGTTCATTGCTGCCGCTGGCCGCACTCTCAGGGGCGATCTTCCTGATATTGGCCGATACCCTGGCTCGAACCGTCACCGACCCGTCGGAAATACCGGTGGGCGTGATTACCGCCTTCATCGGCGCGCCATTCTTCCTCTATTTGCTGAGGAAGAAGAAGAGGGGAACGTTCTTTTAGAACAATGGGTAGGCTGACCGACATCGGTCAGCCTACCCAATAGACAATAGTATGTTACAGATCGAAAACGTCACTCTCGGATACGGCAAACGGACGGTCTTGACCGATATCAACCTGTCGGTCAAACAGGGCGAGTTGCTGGGAATCATCGGACCGAACGGCTCCGGAAAGTCCACGCTGGTCAAGGGCATCTCTCGCTTGTTAACGCCAAGGAACGGGCGGGTGGTGATCGATGACCATGATGTGGCCCACATGAGCCGAGCGGAACTGGCGCGCCTGGTTGCCGTGGTGCCTCAATCCCCTAACCTTCCCGATACCTACACCGCCTTTGAGATCGTACTCATGGGACGCACGCCGCACCTGGGGATGCTGCGATTTGAAGGGGCACGGGATTTTGATATCGCCTGGAAGGCCATGGCCATGACCCGCACACAGCCGCTCGCCGAGAGAACAATGGATGAAATCTCCGGCGGGGAGAAGCAACGCCTGATCATTGCCAGGGCGCTGGCCCAGGAACCAAAACTGATTTTGCTCGATGAGCCCACCGCCCATCTCGATATCAAGTATCAGGTGGAAACGCTGGACTTCATCAGCCGATTGTGCCGTGACCAGAACATGACGGCAGTCGCCGTCCTTCACGATTTGAACCTCGCCGCCCAGTACTGCGACCGTTTGGCTCTCCTGAGCGACGGGAGAATCCACACCGAGGGTTTACCCCAGAAAGTCATCACCGCACAGAACATCAAAGAAGTCTACGGCACTGAGGTCTGCGTCTATCCGCACCCGATCAACAACCTGCCAACTACCCTTATCATGCCTGGCGAGCATAAGAGAAGCCATGAATAACGCAAATGCAACCAGAGGGTAGCTGGGCCGACGTCGGCCCAGCTACCCTTTTACGCAACAGATTCTCCGCGGCACCCCACCTTCCAGCGCTTCATCCCGCACCCATTGCATATCCCGGAGCGGCAATCCGGGGTTTCCTCTGCAGCGACCGCACGCTCGTACTCCCGCTTGAGGAATCCAAGACTGACGCCGGTATCGATGTGGCTCCACGGAAGGGATTCATCCAGCCCGCGCTCTCGCACATAGCCCTTCGGGTCGACCTGGCATTCATCGAAGGCCTGCATCCACTTCTCAAAGTCGAAAAGGTCGCTCCAGGCATCGAATACGCAACCGAGTTGCCATGCACGGTGGATAACCTTCCCCAGCCGGTGATCCCCCCGGGACATCACCCCTTCGAGCAGGCTCACCTTGGGATCATGCCAGGAAAGACTGGCCCCGGTCTTTTTCAGCCCGCGCTGCAGGATTTGATGCTTGGAGTCCAACTCGCCTTCCGTATTCTGAGCCACCCATTGAAACGGCGTGTGCGGCTTGGGAATAAAAGTGGAGACATTCACCTTGATGTTGGGCCTCTTGCCATTGACCCCCTTGATCTGCCTCACCTGACGCACCAGGTCGACGATGCCCTGCACATCATCCTCAGTCTCGGTGGGCAGGCCGATCATGAAGTAGAGTTTGAAGCTGTGCCACCCCTTGTTCAGAGCCAGTTCAATGGTTCGCAACAGGTCGTCCTCGGAGACATGCTTGTTGATCACCCGGCGCAGACGAGCTGTTCCCGCTTCCGGGGCAAAGGTCAGGCTTGCCTTGCGCTGCCCCTGGATCGAATTAGCCAGTTCCACTGAGAAGGTATCCACTCGCAGACTGGGAAGAGAAAGATTGAGAGGCATTCCCCTGAAGCGCTCGGAGAGGGTGGTGATCAGTTCGCTAATCCCCGAATAATCGCTGGTGCTGAGCGAAAGGAGAGAGACTTCTTCATAACCGCATCGGGATATCAATTCATCTACAGCCTCCACTACTTCCTCGATAGGCCGTTCCCGCAGGGGTCGATAGATCACGCTAGCCTGACAGAAGCGGCATCCCTGGGTACAGCCACGTTGAATCTCCACCGCGCCCCGGTCGTGAGTCACCTCAATGAACGGGACCACGGGGTTGGTCAACGGCGGAGGTAATTTGGTTACAATGCGTCGCTCTACTATGGCCTTTGACGCATCATTTCCGGTTCGATACAATCCAGGCACGTAGACGCCCCGAATCCAGGCAAGCTCTTCCAGCATTTGTCTTTTCTTCGCGCCGTCCTTCTTCAACTTTCGGAAGGCCTCGACCAGCTCCAGGATCACCTCTTCCCCTTCTCCGACGACAAACAGATCAATGAAGTCCGACATCGGTTCGGGGTTGAGGGCGCAACTTCCCCCGGCGATCACCAGAGGAAAGCGATCATCATTTCTTTCGGCAGCCAGAACCGGGATTTGCGCCAGATCGAGCATATTGAGCACGTTGGTGTAGGTGAGTTCGTAGCCCAGCGAAAACCCGATGATATCGAAATCCCCCAGAGGCCGTTTGGATTCTAAACTGAACAGCCCAATGCCTGCCCGGCGCATCTCCGAAGCCATATCTACCCACGGGGCAAAGACCCTTTCAGCCAGGATATCCGGCCTCCGATTTAAGATATCATAAAGGATCGAGATTCCCATGTTGGACATGCCGATCTCATAGGCATCGGGATAAGCCAGGGCAATTCGGAGGTCGATTGAATCCCAGTCTTTGATGATGCTGTTCCACTCGCCACCGGTATAGCGAGCAGGACGCATAACATTGGGCAAAATACGGTCAATATCAAACATTGTCACTTCCTTTGAGCAGCCTGCTTATTATATCGGTTCGCTCAGGCCAAGTGCAAACCAAAGTTTGATGACCCTGACCCGCAGGTTCTTACTTCGGTCAAACATGGCTCAATAATCGGACAAGTGGCCCAAAACAGCGATTGGCAAATCCAGCCGATTCTCTGCTTTCAAATATACCCGCAAGGAGTGTGTGCGGGGCACGGTGATGAATCGTCTGAAGTTGCACGGTTGTTCCGGAGAGAGGCAACAGTACTTGGGACAATGATAGTAAATGCACTTCAGATGGCTATCCCGCCTTGCCACCTCAGGCTTGCCGCATCATGGGCAAAAAAAAGAGTGCGGAGCATCCCCTCGATGGATCA
The Dehalococcoidia bacterium DNA segment above includes these coding regions:
- a CDS encoding diphthine--ammonia ligase; its protein translation is MKVFASWSGGKDCTLATYKAIAAGHEVVCLLNFISEDGERSASHGIKASVLALQAKAIGIPMIQVKTSWEGYEGNFKKAMGVLKETGVEGGVFGDIYLQEHKDWIERVCNEAGMQTTFPLWGSKTLDLILEFIDLGFESLVVATKLEESLLGKKLDRNLINRLIEMESDPCGEGGEYHTLVTAGPIFHNKRLEIVYGKREMKDGVWFLDVSPPATG
- a CDS encoding iron chelate uptake ABC transporter family permease subunit, which codes for MPQDILEPSQPEMMPPPPAIGWRSRLYSIGGLMILLALVIIFAASLGSADIPFSTTWHILLFHFPEFLVSKLPFLNIHYTFTDNTEIIIMDTRLPRIILAGLVGASLSIAGTTYQGIFRNPLADPYLIGVSQGALMGAAIAMLLPLGWSGMGDFGVVPPLAFAGAMVSVSVVYAVARTGRSLPVTTLILAGVAVGAFMASVTSYLMTTNEELHGIVSWILGRFSLSNWDQVLVVLPFVVIGSLIIWLYSRPLNIMQLDEDQAQQLGIDVERVKLTLLICATLITAAAVSFCGTIGFVGIIVPHAARLVWGPDHRSLLPLAALSGAIFLILADTLARTVTDPSEIPVGVITAFIGAPFFLYLLRKKKRGTFF
- a CDS encoding ABC transporter ATP-binding protein; this translates as MLQIENVTLGYGKRTVLTDINLSVKQGELLGIIGPNGSGKSTLVKGISRLLTPRNGRVVIDDHDVAHMSRAELARLVAVVPQSPNLPDTYTAFEIVLMGRTPHLGMLRFEGARDFDIAWKAMAMTRTQPLAERTMDEISGGEKQRLIIARALAQEPKLILLDEPTAHLDIKYQVETLDFISRLCRDQNMTAVAVLHDLNLAAQYCDRLALLSDGRIHTEGLPQKVITAQNIKEVYGTEVCVYPHPINNLPTTLIMPGEHKRSHE
- a CDS encoding TIGR03960 family B12-binding radical SAM protein — encoded protein: MFDIDRILPNVMRPARYTGGEWNSIIKDWDSIDLRIALAYPDAYEIGMSNMGISILYDILNRRPDILAERVFAPWVDMASEMRRAGIGLFSLESKRPLGDFDIIGFSLGYELTYTNVLNMLDLAQIPVLAAERNDDRFPLVIAGGSCALNPEPMSDFIDLFVVGEGEEVILELVEAFRKLKKDGAKKRQMLEELAWIRGVYVPGLYRTGNDASKAIVERRIVTKLPPPLTNPVVPFIEVTHDRGAVEIQRGCTQGCRFCQASVIYRPLRERPIEEVVEAVDELISRCGYEEVSLLSLSTSDYSGISELITTLSERFRGMPLNLSLPSLRVDTFSVELANSIQGQRKASLTFAPEAGTARLRRVINKHVSEDDLLRTIELALNKGWHSFKLYFMIGLPTETEDDVQGIVDLVRQVRQIKGVNGKRPNIKVNVSTFIPKPHTPFQWVAQNTEGELDSKHQILQRGLKKTGASLSWHDPKVSLLEGVMSRGDHRLGKVIHRAWQLGCVFDAWSDLFDFEKWMQAFDECQVDPKGYVRERGLDESLPWSHIDTGVSLGFLKREYERAVAAEETPDCRSGICNGCGMKRWKVGCRGESVA